A section of the Acropora muricata isolate sample 2 chromosome 4, ASM3666990v1, whole genome shotgun sequence genome encodes:
- the LOC136914131 gene encoding uncharacterized protein — translation MFVWVHGKALPKQAWWRLHPISTNRRPQPYQIEGRPTEEEERVRENNDVKEFIQTLDEPMVRKLCIRRLRRGVGSMDFMQGLLIMDESDVTPTPSTSTDLACSSNAGTPDPAPSPSNNAIPWCKCGMCQIMPQEIENKCCGFRHCVTTHT, via the exons ATGTTTGTGTGGGTCCACGGCAAAGCCTTGCCGAAACAAG CCTGGTGGAGACTCCATCCAATTTCGACGAACAGAAGGCCCCAGCCTTATCAAATTGAAGGCAGGCCCACTGAGGAGGAAGAAAGGGTGAGGGAAAACAATGATGTAAAG GAGTTCATACAGACACTTGATGAGCCCATGGTGCGAAAGCTCTGCATCAGAAGGCTGCGAAGGGGTGTGGGAAGCATGGACTTTATGCAGGGGCTTTTGATCATGGATGAAAGTGATGTTACCCCCACCCCTAGTACCTCTACTGATCTTGCTTGCAGTTCAAATGCTGGGACACCAGATCCTGCTCCATCTCCTAGCAACAATGCCATACCATGGTGCAAGTGTGGGATGTGTCAAATAATGCCCcaagagattgaaaataaatGTTGTGGTTTTCGACACTGTGTTACAACACACACTTga
- the LOC136914128 gene encoding gamma-aminobutyric acid receptor subunit beta-3-like yields MTTKGTKKALLVLLFAGCVSSNITNLLSEKRNAALIQPGTNASNLLSDIMENYDKNVRPFYGVRSVDVKVDILIFSFGEIKEANMEFSMDLYLGLFWQDPRFQLGLNQSLTLGGAYTDRFWIPDTFFVNSVQTSVHETILPNKKVWINLNGGHMMLSARMKSTASCKMNLRRYPMDDQICHLALESFSYDNDDLQLTWTKVVGQEIFIYDKEMAQFTVINATRQPKHPLYHSDSFAGLTVTIHFQRRTMYYIFQMYLPCVCIVALSWVSFWIDPDAIPARVGLSITTVLTICYMLGSVNSNLPRVSYVKAIDYFLLMSFGFIFLTLVEYVFVLRYSRRMKYVGSFAPGDKTHPDLIEKANWRDERNKMEIRISMGGKSYVFTDTLDNAFRGFGGSSKGNKNGRLYKDSGIKNSVIKTVNHSKPVYRKRQNNDKRSLLQRIRTSFSYNVEGNRIDRSARFLFPFCYLLFLAIYFVLLIFSSQLQTQNSTARDV; encoded by the exons ATGACAACCAAAGGAACGAAAAAAGCTTTGCTGGTCTTGCTTTTCGCTGGATGTGTTTCTTCGAACATAAC CAACTTGCtgtcagaaaaaagaaatgcgGCATTAATACAGCCAGGAACAAATGCTTCGAACCTTCTGTCAGACATCATGGAAAACTACGACAAGAATGTGAGACCGTTCTACGGAG TACGCTCCGTTGATGTTAAAGTAGACATTCTTATTTTCTCGTTTGGTGAAATTAAAGAAGCAAACATG GAATTTAGCATGGACCTTTATCTTGGATTGTTTTGGCAAGATCCAAGGTTTCAGTTGGGCCTGAATCAATCCCTCACACTCGGTGGAGCTTACACCGACAGATTTTGGATTCCCGATACATTTTTCGTCAATTCTGTTCAAACAAGTGTTCATGAGACCATTCTGCCAAACAAAAAAGTCTGGATCAATTTAAATGGTGGTCACATGATGCTTAGTGCAAG GATGAAATCCACTGCCTCTTGCAAAATGAATCTGCGGAGGTACCCCATGGATGACCAGATTTGCCACTTAGCTTTGGAAAGTT TTTCCTATGACAACGATGATCTACAACTCACATGGACCAAAGTTGTTGGACAAGAGATTTTCATCTACGATAAGGAGATGGCACAATTCACTGTCATCAACGCCACGAGGCAACCCAAGCACCCGTTGTACCATTCAG attcATTTGCCGGTTTGACGGTGACAATACACTTTCAGCGCCGTACAATGTACTACATCTTCCAAATGTATCTCCCCTGCGTGTGCATCGTGGCTCTTTCGTGGGTTAGCTTCTGGATCGACCCTGACGCAATCCCCGCTCGGGTGGGCCTCAGCATCACAACTGTGTTGACAATTTGTTACATGTTAGGATCAGTGAACTCGAATCTTCCGCGAGTATCTTACGTCAAAGCCATTGATTACTTTCTTCTTATGTCGTTTGGGTTTATTTTCCTCACGCTAGTGGAGTACGTGTTCGTTCTCAGATATTCCAGAAGAATGAAGTACGTTGGAAGTTTTGCTCCTGGTGACAAAACTCATCCAGATTTGATCGAAAAAGCAAATTGG AGAGATGAACGTAACAAAATGGAAATACGCATTTCCATGGGAGGAAAATCATACGTTTTCACCGACACGCTTGATAACGCTTTCCGTGGATTCGGTGGATcttcaaaaggaaataaaaatggtaGACTATACAAAGACAGTGGAATAAAGAATTCCGTTATTAAAACAGTCAACCACTCAAAACCAGTTTATAGGAAGAGACAAAATAACGATAAAAGATCACTATTACAGAGGATAAGAACTTCCTTTAGTTACAATGTCGAAGGAAATCGCATTGATCGGTCTGCGAGATTTTTGTTCCCGTTTTGTTATTTGCTATTCTTGGCCATATACTTTGTGTTATTAATTTTTAGCAGCCAGTTGCAAACCCAGAATTCCACAGCGAGAGATGTttaa
- the LOC136914130 gene encoding neuropeptide FF receptor 2-like gives MDVLSASFANITNTSSLDVPSNSNVAASDSGSSSTSSFLKTVHLVSYAVLCVFGIVGNTMVFLASRRSRMTVIVSNIFIANLTIADLTVSAVNIPSVAAYGYLVYWPFGVFLCKCVSFLQGITLCASVGTFVAIAVERYSHIVMYKRRKLTVRQAYKAIVIIWLLSVFIPSPIAVFSKTIHWKFNGKEVDICIEQWPNEKARQLFSTMLFVVLYFIPLSLISVLYWKIGLFLRRLPVMQKATYRAQKKVTWMLLTVTLLFALCWMPYHVVFLYVDLTQVTLTPALTSLMLFNQWLIFANSACNPIVFTAFNRNYRRQIKVMICRRSKCARPSYDVSNDFQNKRRIP, from the exons ATGGATGTTTTGTCAGCTAGCTTTGCCAACATAACAAACACCAGTTCTCTAGATGTCCCTTCGAACTCGAATGTAGCCGCAAGTGATTCAGGCTCAAGCAGTACGTCTTCCTTTCTAAAGACGGTCCATTTGGTTTCGTACGCGGTTCTCTGCGTTTTTGGAATCGTAGGCAACACGATGGTTTTTCTTGCTAGCCGCAGGTCTCGAATGACGGTCATCGTCAGCAATATCTTCATAGCAAATTTAACGATTGCTGATTTGACTGTTTCCGCGGTGAACATCCCCTCTGTAGCCGCGTACGGATATCTTGTTTATTGGCCATTTGGCGTTTTTCTCTGCAAGtgtgtctcatttctccaaggAATCACCCTCTGTGCCTCAGTTGGAACCTTTGTTGCAATTGCTGTAGAACGATACTCGCATATTGTTATGTACAAAAGACGAAAGCTAACAGTGCGCCAAGCGTATAAGGCCATCGTGATCATCTGGTTACTGTCCGTTTTCATTCCATCCCCAATTGCAGTGTTCAGCAAGACTATCCACTGGAAATTCAACGGCAAAGAAGTCGACATCTGTATTGAGCAATGGCCAAATGAGAAAGCCAGGCAGCTTTTCTCCACAATGCTGTTCGTGGTGCTTTATTTTATCCCGCTCTCGCTTATTTCTGTTCTGTACTGGAAAATTGGTCTCTTCTTAAGACGCTTGCCTGTTATGCAAAAAG CTACCTACCGAGCTCAGAAAAAAGTCACCTGGATGCTTTTAACCGTCACGTTGTTGTTCGCGCTTTGCTGGATGCCGTATCACGTCGTCTTCCTATATGTTGATCTAACTCAAGTTACGCTAACCCCGGCTTTGACATCATTAATGCTCTTTAACCAGTGGTTGATATTCGCGAACAGCGCGTGTAATCCAATCGTATTTACAGCATTTAACCGTAACTATAGGCGCCAGATTAAGGTCATGATTTGTAGGCGTTCAAAATGCGCAAGACCATCGTATGACGTTTCAAATGACTTTCAGAACAAACGAAGGATACCATAA
- the LOC136914322 gene encoding QRFP-like peptide receptor has product MDPPSYTNFSNLTSVHPTSRHDNMMQDPALKWLRLVFYSIICVVGTIGNALVILAYRNPRMRSVTNLFIANLGVADLTVTLINVPFSVTYPTLGHWPFGNVLCKVVPFILGVTLFSSVGTLMAIAADRYRAIVHPLLPRIRTRHALMIIAAIWTVAFIYPIPLIVYQKYQPTDRSCSEAWPSQRDQEIYTVMIFVSLYLIPLIVISVLYFLICHNLKTSESDTQAGSNRAKKSVIRMLVVVVVLFTMCWLPYHITTLYINFAELQPLHPKWLMELHMFNMWMMFANSCCNPVVYAVLNRNYRREFKRLLRCQSLSNMLYRNQDSTYDRRFSSDTKSFFKSNATNHGDRNFVKRKGNKSDDVSMENGMTQISAQYGKRVKENVTWKCDFSAFMVDNVEKVDLELF; this is encoded by the exons ATGGATCCTCCGTCGTATACAAACTTCAGTAATTTGACCTCTGTACATCCGACTTCGCGGCATGATAACATGATGCAAGATCCCGCATTGAAGTGGTTGCGGCTTGTCTTTTACAGCATTATATGTGTCGTGGGTACCATAGGAAATGCTCTTGTAATACTAGCATATCGCAATCCACGTATGCGAAGTGTTACCAATCTCTTCATTGCAAACTTGGGCGTCGCTGACCTTACCGTCACACTAATAAACGTTCCGTTTTCAGTGACATACCCAACGCTTGGACATTGGCCATTTGGCAACGTCCTTTGCAAAGTGGTGCCTTTTATTCTCGGCGTTACCCTTTTCTCCTCCGTCGGAACTCTAATGGCAATTGCAGCAGACCGGTACAGAGCGATAGTGCATCCGCTTCTACCCAGAATTCGTACAAGACACGCTCTTATGATCATCGCTGCGATTTGGACGGTGGCATTCATCTATCCGATTCCTCTTATCGTCTACCAGAAGTACCAACCTACGGATAGAAGTTGTAGCGAAGCCTGGCCAAGCCAACGCGATCAAGAAATTTACACTGTAATGATCTTTGTGTCGCTTTATTTAATTCCTCTGATCGTCATATCAGTGTTGTACTTCCTGATTTGCCACAATCTAAAAACTTCAGAATCGGACACACAGGCAG gaTCAAATCGTGCTAAAAAGAGTGTGATTCGTATGTTGGTTGTAGTTGTTGTGCTATTTACAATGTGCTGGCTCCCATATCACATAACCACGCTGTACATTAATTTTGCCGAACTCCAACCATTACATCCTAAATGGTTAATGGAGCTGCATATGTTTAACATGTGGATGATGTTCGCGAATAGCTGCTGTAATCCCGTTGTGTATGCGGTGCTGAATCGTAACTACAGGCGGGAGTTTAAAAGGTTGTTGAG ATGTCAATCTCTGAGTAATATGCTGTACAGAAACCAAGATTCTACGTACGATAGGCGATTTTCCTCTGACACAAAATCATTCTTTAAGAGCAACGCAACCAACCATGGCGACAGAAACTTTGTCAAACGAAAAGGGAACAAAAGTGATGACGTTTCCATGGAGAATGGCATGACACAG ATTTCCGCACAGTACGGAAAACGCgtcaaagaaaacgtcacttggaaATGTGACTTCTCCGCGTTTATGGTAGACAACGTGGAAAAAGTTGACCTGGAACTATTTTAA